The window GTGGGTCCGGTGGTATGAAGGGGTTTATGGCTGGAGTGCCGGCCTGGATTCCTTTGCGCCGGAATTTGAAACTTACTGGATGAACTTCCTGTACATTGAAATTGTGCTGGAAGTGGTGACAGCCTCGGTGCTGTGGGGTTATCTGTGGAAGACCCGTGACCGCAATCTGGATGCCTTGGCGCCGCGTGAAGAACTGCGTCGCAACTTCACCCATTTGATCTGGCTGGTGGCATATGCCTGGGCCATTTACTGGGGTGCGAGCTACTTCACCGAGCAAGATGGTACTTGGCATCAAACGATTGTTCGTGACACGGACTTCACGCCGAGCCACATCATCGAGTTCTACCTGAGCTATCCGATCTACATCATCACTGGCTTTGCGTCATTCATTTATGCCCACACCCGTCTTCCTTATTTTGCGAAGAAAGGGTTGTCCTTGGCATATTTGATCACCGTGGTAGGTCCTTTCATGATTCTGCCGAATGTTGGTTTGAATGAATGGGGCCATACCTTCTGGTTTATGGAAGAGCTGTTTGTAGCGCCATTGCACTATGGTTTTGTCTTCTTTGGCTGGCTGGCGCTGGCTATTTTGGGCGTATTGCTGCAAATTTTTGCCAGCTTCCTGGGCCTGATTGGCAAAGACCTGTGCGGTGATGTCTACGACGAAGCGGTATCTCGCGTAGGCGAAGACCAAGCAGTTTGGGCTGAGTAATTAAACTCAGATCAAACCGCGAAGGTTTAGGAGAATACTGGGGGACTGCCGGCGATGGTGGTCCTCCTGCCAGGGAGGCGAAGACAAGCAAATGCAAGCATTTGTAAAAAGCGACAACAAGAGAACTTGGAGGTAAGTAATGAGCACTTCGTCATCTGCGGTTCGGTCACACGCCGAAGCCGTACAAGTGTCCAGAGCAGTTGACTGGCTGGGCATTTTTATCCTGTTTATGGTACTGACTGGTTCCTATCACATTCATGGTATGTTGACCATGGGTGACTGGGACTTCTGGGCGGACTGGAAAGACCGCCGTTTGTGGGTTACGGTCTATCCGATTGTGATGATCACCTTCCCTGCAGCTGTGCAAGCTGTGATCTGGGAACGTTTGCGTCTGCCGTTTGGGGCGACCATTTGTATTCTAGGCATTCTGTTTGGGGAATGGATCAACCGCTATTTTAACTTTTGGGGTTGGACTTACTTTCCTGTGAACTTCGTGTTCCCGACCGCCGCGGTACACATGGCGATTTTCCTGGATGTGGTCCTGATGCTGTCAGGCAGCTTCCTGTTTACCGCCGTGATTGGTGGTTTGGGCTGGGGTCTGTTGATGTATCCGGGCAACTGGCCAGTGATTGCGCCCTTGCACGTACCTGTGGAATACAACGGTATGTTGATGTCAATTGCTGACATTCAAGGTTACCACTATGTTCGTACGGGTACCCCTGAGTACATCCGGATGGTAGAAAAAGGTACCTTGCGTACGTTTGGTAAAGACGTGGCGCCAGTATCCGCCTTTTTCTCTGGCTTCATGTCCATCCTGATCTACTTCATGTGGCACTTTGTGGGCCGCTGGTTCGGTACCGTGAAATTTGTCAAGAAGACTTGATGAATTATTATCCGGACAAACAACAACAGACAACACGAGGAGGAAATCAATGAAAATCCTAAGAGACAGGATCGCGCGCTGGTCGTTGGTAGGGGTACTGCTGACCCTGGCGGCGGCAGTCATGTACACCCCGACCGCATCGGCCCACGGCGAGAAATCCCAGGCGGCCTTCCTGCGGATGCGTACCATTCACTGGTTTGACCTGAACTGGTCGAAAGCCAGCGTTAACGTCAACGAAGAAGTGGAAATTTCTGGTAAATTCCACGTTTTCGAGGGCTGGCCGGAATCGGTGGATCCCCCCGAAGTATCGTTTTTGAACATCGGGATACCGGGACCGACCTTTATCCGTAAAGAGTCCTACATTGGCGACACCTTTGTCCCCCGCTCCGTGCGGTTGGAAATTGGTAACACCTACACATTCCGGGTAGTGCTGAAAGCACGTCGTCCTGGTGAGTGGCACGTTCACACCATGTTGAACGTTCAGGGCGGTGGCCCGATCATCGGGCCGGGTAAATGGATCACCGTGGAAGGCTCCATGAGTGATTTCAGAAACCCTATCACCACCTTGACGGGTCAAACCGTGGATCTTGAAACCTACAATCTGGGTAACACCTACTTCTGGCACGCTTTGTGGTATGCCATTGGTCTTGCCTGGATGTTCTATTTCATCAAGAACCCAGTGTTCTTGCCGCGGATGGTTATGGTCAATGCGGGTCGTGCTGACGAACTGATCACCCCGACCGACAAGAAAGTGGCAATGCTATTTGGCGCCGCCACCATCTTGATTGTGATCTTTGGGATGAGCAGTGCCAACAGCAAGTATCCTGTGACCATTCCGTTGCAGGCGGGTACTTTGCGTGGCATTAAGCCCATCGAACTGCCACCTCCCTCAGTGGATGTGAAGGTCGAAGAAGCCACCTATCGGGTACCTGGACGCGCCATGAAGATGGTATTGACCGTCACCAACAATGGCGACAGCGCGGTGCAACTGTGCGAATTCAATACCGCTTCTGTGCGTTTCATGAACCCGGAAGTGTGCGAAGACGATAGTGGCTATCCTGAAGACCTGTTGGCTGACGAAGGCTTGACGGTTGTACCGAATGATCCGATTGCCCCGGGTCAAACTGTGACCTTGGAAGTCACCGCATCGGATGCAGCGTGGGAAGTCTATCGTTTGGCTGACATTATCTATGACCCAGACAGCCGTATGGGCGGTATGCTGTTCTTCTATGATGAAGCTGGCAACCGTCAGATGGTGATTATTGATGCACCGTTAATCCCAACCTTCATGTAAGGGCGGGGGCCTTACGGTCCATCTTTAAAACAATAATAAGATATCTATATTCAAAGCCCCCTTAATCGGGGGCTTTTTTATGGACCAAATTTACAAGGAAAAAAACGCTCCAAAGGTTGTTAAGATAGGAGCATTTAAAAAGCTATTCAGGGATTAATAATGCTTCAAAAAATCCTTATTGCTAATCGCGGAGAGATAGCGGTACGCATTATCAGAGCCTGCGCCGAAATGGGCATACTATCCGTCGCTATTTTTAGTGAAGCTGATAGAAATGCATTGCATGTAAAAAAAGCGGATGAGGCTCATTGCGTCGGTGAAGATCCATTGGCTGGTTATTTGAATCCGCACAAATTAGTTAATTTGGCCCGGGAAACCGGATGTGACGCAATTCATCCGGGAT is drawn from Methylothermaceae bacteria B42 and contains these coding sequences:
- a CDS encoding methane monooxygenase/ammonia monooxygenase subunit B; this translates as MKILRDRIARWSLVGVLLTLAAAVMYTPTASAHGEKSQAAFLRMRTIHWFDLNWSKASVNVNEEVEISGKFHVFEGWPESVDPPEVSFLNIGIPGPTFIRKESYIGDTFVPRSVRLEIGNTYTFRVVLKARRPGEWHVHTMLNVQGGGPIIGPGKWITVEGSMSDFRNPITTLTGQTVDLETYNLGNTYFWHALWYAIGLAWMFYFIKNPVFLPRMVMVNAGRADELITPTDKKVAMLFGAATILIVIFGMSSANSKYPVTIPLQAGTLRGIKPIELPPPSVDVKVEEATYRVPGRAMKMVLTVTNNGDSAVQLCEFNTASVRFMNPEVCEDDSGYPEDLLADEGLTVVPNDPIAPGQTVTLEVTASDAAWEVYRLADIIYDPDSRMGGMLFFYDEAGNRQMVIIDAPLIPTFM
- a CDS encoding methane monooxygenase/ammonia monooxygenase subunit A — translated: MSTSSSAVRSHAEAVQVSRAVDWLGIFILFMVLTGSYHIHGMLTMGDWDFWADWKDRRLWVTVYPIVMITFPAAVQAVIWERLRLPFGATICILGILFGEWINRYFNFWGWTYFPVNFVFPTAAVHMAIFLDVVLMLSGSFLFTAVIGGLGWGLLMYPGNWPVIAPLHVPVEYNGMLMSIADIQGYHYVRTGTPEYIRMVEKGTLRTFGKDVAPVSAFFSGFMSILIYFMWHFVGRWFGTVKFVKKT
- a CDS encoding methane monooxygenase/ammonia monooxygenase subunit C; translation: WVRWYEGVYGWSAGLDSFAPEFETYWMNFLYIEIVLEVVTASVLWGYLWKTRDRNLDALAPREELRRNFTHLIWLVAYAWAIYWGASYFTEQDGTWHQTIVRDTDFTPSHIIEFYLSYPIYIITGFASFIYAHTRLPYFAKKGLSLAYLITVVGPFMILPNVGLNEWGHTFWFMEELFVAPLHYGFVFFGWLALAILGVLLQIFASFLGLIGKDLCGDVYDEAVSRVGEDQAVWAE